The genomic interval TGCCTGCGGTCTCCACGCGCTGCCCGCCCAGCGACTCGTCGAGGTACTCCCCCGGCTCGACGACGTCGGTCAGAGGGCGCACCTGCTCGGTGGCTCCAGGCGCGGGCGGGTCGGTGTCGATCGCGCGCGCCAGCTGCCACTGGCCGAGCCAGGCGAACACACCTGCCACGACCAGACACAGCACGAGCACGCCGATCCAGCGGCCGCGCAGCATGACCTCGCGCAGCGTGGGCGGGAACTGCTGCGGCGCGAGCGGCTCTGGCGTCGTCATCCCAGCTCGTACGGTGCGAGCACGACCTCGACCCGCTGGAACTCCTTGAGGTCGGAGTATCCGGTGGTGGCCATCGACTTGCGCAGCGCCCCGATCAGATTCGCGGTGCCGTCGGCGACAGGCGCCGGTCCGTACAGGATCTCCTCGAGGTTCGCGACGCGGTCGACGGCGACACGACGGCCGCGCGGCAGCTGCGCGTGGTGCGCCTCGGCGCCCCAGTGGAAGCCCTGCCCTGGGGCATCCGACGCACGCGACAGCGTGACGCCGAGCATCACGGCATCCGCACCCATCGCGAGGGCCTTGACCATGTCGCCCGAGGTGCCGACGCCGCCGTCGGCGATGACGTGCACGTAGCGTCCGCCTGATTCGTCGAGGTAGTCGCGGCGCGCCGCGGCGACGTCAGAGACGGCGGTCGCCATCGGGGCGTGGATGCCGAGGGTCACCCGCGTGGTGGATGCCGCTCCCCCGCCGAAGCCGACGAGCACGCCTGCTGCTCCGGTGCGCATCAGGTGCAGCGCCGCCGTGTACGTCGATGCTCCGCCGACGATGACGGGCACGTCGAGGTCGTAGATGAACTTCTTCAGGTTCAGCGGCTGGGCGACGCTGGAGACGTGCTCGGCCGAGACCGTGGTGCCGCGGATCACGAACAGGTCGACGCCGGCGGCGACGACGGTCTCGTACAGCTCCTGCGTGCGCTGCGGGGTGAGGGAGCCGGCGACGGTGACGCCTGCCTCGCGAATCTCGGACAGACGCTGCTTGATGAGCTCGGGTTTGATCGGCTCGGCGTACAGCTGCTGCATGCGGACGGTGGCCGTCTCGGCAGGCAGCGAGGCGATCTCGTCGAGCAGCGGCTGCGGGTTCTCGTAGCGGGTCCACAGGCCCTCGAGGTCGAGCACGCCGAGGCCACCGAGCTGACCGAGCATGATCGCCGTCTGCGGGCTGACCACCGAGTCCATCGGGGCCCCGATGACGGGGATGTCGAACGAGAAGGCGTCGATCGTCCAGGCCGTCGACACGTCCTCAGGGTTGCGAGTGCGCCGCGACGGAACCACCGCGATGTCGTCGAACGTATATGCGCGGCGCGCGCGCTTGCCTCGGCCGATCTCGATGTCCATGCTCACGGGTACAGCCTACCCGGCGGGTCTATGAGGGCCGCCGACGGGCCGGCGCGATCTCGGATGCTCGGCGCCTGGCATCCGACTCCTCCGACCGGCCCGGATCAGGCGATCACCCCGAAAGCAGGACGAGTCCTCGAGAATCGGCCTGACGCGGAGCCGATCGCCTGATCTCGGGCGTCACCTCCGTCGGCGCACCGAAGGCGGTGGATGCCCGGTGCCGGGCATCCACTCACCGCTGGCGCACCACCCGGCGCTCGTCCCACACCGGCGCATCCGACTCGTACACCTCGCCGTCCTCGCCGAAGACGAGGAAGCGGTCGAACGAGCGGGCGAACCACCGGTCGTGGGTGACGGCGAGCACGGTGCCCTCGAAGCGGGCGATGGCCTGCTCCAGGGCCTCGGCCGACTCCAGGTCGAGGTTGTCAGTGGGCTCGTCGAGCAGCAGCAGGGTCGCCCCGCTGAGCTCGAGCAGCAGCACCTGGAACCGCGCCTGCTGCCCGCCGGAGAGCTGGTCGAACGCCTGCTGCGCCTGCTTCACCAGCCCGTAGCGATCCAGCGCCGAGCTCGCCGCGTCGCGCGGCATGCCGGCGCGACGGTCGTCACCCCGATGCAGGATCTCGAGCAGCGTGCGCCTGGCGAACTCCGGATGCGCGTGCGTCTGCGCGAACAGTCCCGGAACGACGCGAGCGCCGAGCACGGCGGTTCCGGTGTGCGGCACAGCCGCCAGATCCTCGGATGCTGCCGTGAGGTGGCCGAGCGTCGGATCGGGATCGCTGCCGCCGCGCGCCAGCAGCCGCAGGAAGTGCGACTTGCCCGACCCGTTCGAACCGAGCACCGCGACCCGGTCGCCGAACCAGACCTCGGCGTCGAAGGGCTTCATGAGTCCGGTGAGCTCGAGCCTGGTGCTCACGATCGCGCGTTTGCCGGTGCGGGCACCGCGCAAGCGCATGTCGAAGTCCTGCGCCGGCGGGCGCTCCTCTGGCGGGCCCGCCTCTTCGAACTTGCGCAGCCGGGTCTGGGCGGCCTGGTAGCGCGAGGCGAAGCCGTCGTTGGCCGAGGCCTTGACCTTGAGGTTGGCGACGAGGGTCTTCAGCTTCTCGTGCTGTTCATCCCAGCGCCGACGCAGCTCGTCGAGCCGGTCCATCCGGTCGGTGCGGGCCTGGTGGTATGTGGCGAAGCCGCCGCCGTGCACCCAGGCGCTCGCGCCCGCTCCTCCTGGCTCCAGGGTGATGATGCGATCAGCGGCCCTGGCGAGCAGTTCGCGGTCGTGCGAGACCAGCAGCACCGTCTTCGCGCTCTCGCGCAGGCGCCCCTCCAGCCAGCGCTTGCCAGGCACGTCGAGGTAGTTGTCCGGCTCGTCCAGCAGCAGCACGTCGTCTGGTCCTCGCAGCAGCGCCTCGAGCGCCAGGCGCTTCTGCTCGCCGCCCGAGAGGGTGTCGAGATCACGGAACCGCGCCCGCTCGTACGGCACGCCGAGGGCTGAGATGGTGCACTGATCCCAGACGGTCTCGTGCTCGTAGCCGCCGGCGTCCGCGTAATCGGCGATCGCCGTGGCGTACGTCATCTGGTTGCGCTCGGTGTCGTCCTCGATGAGCGCGTTCTCGGATGCCTCGAGAGCTTCGGCTGCGACGCGGATGCGGGCCGGCGCCACCCGCACGAGCAGATCGTGCACGGTTCCGGCGTGGCCATGGCCGACGAACTGGTCCATGACGCCGAGTGATCCGTCGATCGTGACGACACCGGCATCCGGGGCGAGATCGCCGCGGATGATCCGCAGCATCGTCGTCTTACCGGCGCCGTTCGGGCCGATCAGTGCGCTGGTCTTGCCGGCGCCGACGCGGAACGTGGCCTCGTCGAGCAGGGGACGGCCGTCGGGGAGGGTCAGCGAGATCGCGCTGACATCGATGTAGCCCACAGTGGTTTCCTTCCGCCCACCATGTGGCGAGCCGATCAGGATATCAGGATGCAGGGAGGCTCATGCGGGCAGCCAACTGCTTCGCGCTCGCCCAGCCCAGCATCCGACGCCTTCCCGCCCAGCCCGCCCGGCCGGCCCCGCCAGGCCCCGCCCCGCTCGGCTCGGCTCGGCTCGGCTCGGCTCGGCTCGGCTCGGCTCGGCTCGGCTCAGCTCAGCTCAGCTCAGCTCAGCTCAGCTCAGCTCAGCTCAGCTCAGCTCAGCTCAGCTCAGGCTCAGGCTCAGGCTCAGGCTCAGGCTCAGGCTCAGGCTCAGGCTCAGGCTCAGGCTCAGGCTCAGGCTCAGGCTCAGGCTCAGGCTCAGGCTCAGGCTCAGGCTCAGGCTCAGGCTCAGGCTCAGGCTCAGGCTCAGGCTCAGGCTCAGGCTCAGGCGATCAGCCTGACATCAGGCCGAAATCCGCGAAATCGACCTGATTTGGGGCTGATCGCCTGATCTCGGGTCGGCTACTGCAACTGCCAGGTCGCCACCCTTGCCCAGCATCCGCCCCGTCGCCCCGCGCCCAGCATCCGCCACCGCGCACCAGCGTCGCCGCCCCTGCTCATCGTCGCCGCCCCTGCTCATTTGCGTAAATGAACGGGGGCGGCGCAGCTCAGCAGGGGCGGGGGCGACAAGGGCAGTCGCCCGAACCCTCAGCGTGGGTCGGACAGCCGCGCCAGCAGCTCCGACAGGAGCGCCTCGGACACCGGCGCCGGCAGCTGCTCGACCAGGGCCATCAGCGTCGCCAGCGGCGCGCCGGCATCGACCTTCGCCGCGCCGGCCAGGCGCAGCAGCGTCCACGCGGACGACGGTCCGGGCACCCGACCGCCTTCGCGGTAGCCGAGTGCGCGCATGGCTGCGGCGAGCGCGCGTGCGTCGGCTGGCGCCTCGCCGCGCACCTGATCGGATGCTGCCGCCAGCGCCCCGGTGAACTCGCCGATTCCGCGCTCGAGTGCGGGGGTGAGGGTCAGGTGGGCGCTGTGCGGGATGCGCACCCCGTCGGCCTGCGTGAAGCCGGGCTGGTGCTGGATCTTCCACCCGAATCCGACCAGGGCGTCCGCGAGCCGGTGCGGATCCACCCGCTCCGCCGCAGGCACAGACAGATCGGCGACGACGGCGATCGCCGGCCCCACAGGATCGCCGAGCACGATCAGACCGCGGATGCCGTCCACCGCGCGGCGCACCACCACGGCGGTCCGCCGGATCGCGGCGGTGAGATCGGCGTATCCGTCGTCACCCAGGTGCTGCGTGATCGCCCAGGCGGCTGCCAGCGGCGAGGCCGACCGCGAGCCGAGCAGCGTCGGGTTGACGACCGGGTATCCGGCCCAGCGCGTCGTCGCGAAGAACTGCGCGCGCCGGCGGTGGCGGCCGCGGTGGAGCAGCACCGAAACGCCCTTGGGCGCATAGCCGAACTTGTGCAGGTCGGCCGAGATGCTGGTCACGCCGCGCACGCGGAAGTCCCAGGCCGGCAGCTTCGGCCACCACGGCAGCACGAAGCCGCCGAAACACGCGTCGACATGGCACGGGATGCCACGATCGGCGGCTGCGGGCGCGACGGCGCCGACCGGGTCGAGCAGTCCGGTGGGGTACGCGGGTGCCGAGACGACCACCAGCGCGACGTCGTCGTCGAGCCGGGCGATGATGTCGGCGGGGTCGACCGAGCCGTCGGGCGCGCACGGCACCGGATCGAAGTCCAGATCGAACAGCAGCGCCGCTTTCTGGAACGCCGCATGCGCGGTGGCAGGGGCGACCAGGCGGGGGCGTCGCACTGCCGGCCGCGATCCCGAGTCCGGATGCTTCTCCCGCCACAGCTCGCGCGCCGTCTTCACCGCGAGCAGGCAGCTCTCGGTGCCTCCACTGGTGACCGAGCCGACCACGGACCGCCCGCCGTTCAGCATCCGACGGGCGAAGCCGATCACATCCCGCTCCATCGCGGCGATCGAGGGGAACACCGTCGGATCGAGTCCGTTCAGCGGCCGTGCGAGCTGCGCGGCAGCATCCGCCAACTCGTCGAGCTCGGCGAGGCCGGAGTCGTAGACGTACGACAGCACCCGCCCGCCGTGGGTGGGCGCGTCGTCGGCGCGCAGTCGACGCAGCCGGGCGAGGAT from Microbacterium sp. H1-D42 carries:
- a CDS encoding ATP-binding cassette domain-containing protein, which translates into the protein MGYIDVSAISLTLPDGRPLLDEATFRVGAGKTSALIGPNGAGKTTMLRIIRGDLAPDAGVVTIDGSLGVMDQFVGHGHAGTVHDLLVRVAPARIRVAAEALEASENALIEDDTERNQMTYATAIADYADAGGYEHETVWDQCTISALGVPYERARFRDLDTLSGGEQKRLALEALLRGPDDVLLLDEPDNYLDVPGKRWLEGRLRESAKTVLLVSHDRELLARAADRIITLEPGGAGASAWVHGGGFATYHQARTDRMDRLDELRRRWDEQHEKLKTLVANLKVKASANDGFASRYQAAQTRLRKFEEAGPPEERPPAQDFDMRLRGARTGKRAIVSTRLELTGLMKPFDAEVWFGDRVAVLGSNGSGKSHFLRLLARGGSDPDPTLGHLTAASEDLAAVPHTGTAVLGARVVPGLFAQTHAHPEFARRTLLEILHRGDDRRAGMPRDAASSALDRYGLVKQAQQAFDQLSGGQQARFQVLLLELSGATLLLLDEPTDNLDLESAEALEQAIARFEGTVLAVTHDRWFARSFDRFLVFGEDGEVYESDAPVWDERRVVRQR
- a CDS encoding pyridoxal-dependent decarboxylase, translating into MSGRQGTSEILARLRRLRADDAPTHGGRVLSYVYDSGLAELDELADAAAQLARPLNGLDPTVFPSIAAMERDVIGFARRMLNGGRSVVGSVTSGGTESCLLAVKTARELWREKHPDSGSRPAVRRPRLVAPATAHAAFQKAALLFDLDFDPVPCAPDGSVDPADIIARLDDDVALVVVSAPAYPTGLLDPVGAVAPAAADRGIPCHVDACFGGFVLPWWPKLPAWDFRVRGVTSISADLHKFGYAPKGVSVLLHRGRHRRRAQFFATTRWAGYPVVNPTLLGSRSASPLAAAWAITQHLGDDGYADLTAAIRRTAVVVRRAVDGIRGLIVLGDPVGPAIAVVADLSVPAAERVDPHRLADALVGFGWKIQHQPGFTQADGVRIPHSAHLTLTPALERGIGEFTGALAAASDQVRGEAPADARALAAAMRALGYREGGRVPGPSSAWTLLRLAGAAKVDAGAPLATLMALVEQLPAPVSEALLSELLARLSDPR
- a CDS encoding GuaB3 family IMP dehydrogenase-related protein, which produces MDIEIGRGKRARRAYTFDDIAVVPSRRTRNPEDVSTAWTIDAFSFDIPVIGAPMDSVVSPQTAIMLGQLGGLGVLDLEGLWTRYENPQPLLDEIASLPAETATVRMQQLYAEPIKPELIKQRLSEIREAGVTVAGSLTPQRTQELYETVVAAGVDLFVIRGTTVSAEHVSSVAQPLNLKKFIYDLDVPVIVGGASTYTAALHLMRTGAAGVLVGFGGGAASTTRVTLGIHAPMATAVSDVAAARRDYLDESGGRYVHVIADGGVGTSGDMVKALAMGADAVMLGVTLSRASDAPGQGFHWGAEAHHAQLPRGRRVAVDRVANLEEILYGPAPVADGTANLIGALRKSMATTGYSDLKEFQRVEVVLAPYELG